The sequence CTGCCGAGAACAGACACAGGAGGGTGAGTTTATGCTGCCTGCAAAATAGCTAAAGGCCACTGACATCAATATTAATACGAACATCATATCATTTAAATTGGATTTACCAGAGTTTAGCAAGTCAAGGTGAGATTGGATTGGTTTATAAGATACTAATCTTTGTCTCATGCTGTCGCCCCTCTGTGGTGGTTTCAGGTTATTGCTGATCTGGAGGAGGAGAAGAGAAAGCATGCTGAGGATACTGCAGAAGGAGATGATGTCACTTACATTCTGGAGAAGGAGAGAGAGCGCCTCCTGCAGCAGGTACAAAGAACTGATCATATTATAGGTAGAGGCTACAATTTTCCTTTACCTTAATCAGTTTTTGCTCTATTAAAATATACaacttttttaatgatgtatggTTTTACACATTAAAACGTCTCATCAATATTAACTGATTAATTGATCCCACTGAAAAGGTATTACACAGACCTGATTGTTAAAGCCTTTGTTTCGATTcaccaaagaaaaaaaaccttgaaaaaaatgtattgtggattccataataatatttaagcagtgcaactgttttcaacaagacagtaatgatgctaaaatgatgagtaatgatgctaaaaatccAACTttgcatcacatgaataaattacattttaaaatatattgaaacaaaagacaatttaatttgtaattatatttcacaatatttcagtttttactgtgtttttatttaattaatgcagccttttttttacatttaaaaatcttacagacctagttcacacaaaaatggaaattaccccaagttactcaccctcaagccatcctaggcgtatatgacatttttctttcagatgaatacaatcagagttatattaaaaaatgtcctggctaattcaACTTACTAAAAAGCGTAACTACCGTGGCGATGACGTTGGACGTAGCATGagcgttttgaactgcgagaggcgttaCATTTTCTTCATAAATTAAATATGGTAGGGTGAatgctagatattttactttataaagttttaaatttggatatttttcttacacaaacccttCATTTTACTTCAGAAGGTTtatattaaccccctggagccggtATAGATTACTTTtcaaatggatggatgcactatttttgggcttcaaatctTAGGCTGCCATTCACTATCATTATAAAGATTGAATTagtcaggacatttttaatataactctgattgtattagtctgaaataagaatgtcatatacacctagaatggcttgagggtgaataaatcatggggtaatttaaaTTTTGGAGTGAACCAAattttaaacagtagtgtatgtttgtgtaaatccatgaattaagtgtatttttaaactgatttagattttatacatATGTTTAGTTGGAGTTTGAGAAGGGAAGAACGTCCCGAATGGAGAGGGAGAACAAACGACTGCACGATCAGTTAGAAGACCAGCGAGTCCAGCATAAACAACTCATGACGGCGCTGAGTCGGGAATGCAAACGCTCTGGCACACGCGCACACGAGGAATCCCAGCGAGCCAACGAACTCAGCCATCACCTTGACCGTGAGCGAGCGGCCAATCAGACTCTCAGGGCGGAGCTTGAGGAGGAAAAGAAGCGGGCTATGCAAATGGAGGCGAGGCGAGAGGAGCTGTTGGCCGAGTTTGACACCGAACGAGAGCAGCTTGGGCTGAGAATACGAAAAGAGGAAGCACGCTGTAACGCACTACAGGAAGAACTAGAGATGTTGAGTAGAGCGATGAGCAATGCTGAGGAGAAATCAAATAAAACCGAGACAAATATGAACGGGCATCTCACTCCTATGGAGGAAGATGGGAGTGTTGAAAAGCAGAGTATGTTAACCAATGGGAGCTCTCCAATCAGGTCCCAACCTCACAGCCCAACACCCATCAATCAGTCACCAGACATGCCCAGTATTCAAGCTGCGTACCAGGCTGGCATCAACCAGCGTTTCCACGCAGCCCGTCACAAGTTTCAAGGCACCAATGATCAAGATTCTCAGTTTGTCTCTTCCCCTCCGAACAGCCCGTGTGATCTTTCGCCCTGTGCGGCCCATGTGGCTTCACCAGACAACATTTCATCTAAACAAGCTGCCCGCAGCACCCTCACACAAGCTTTGAGTCGCTTCAGCACCCAGCAAGGTACCAGCTCACCAACATCCCCCAACAGTTCCCCTTTCGGCACAGATTATCGCACGTTGGCCCACTCTGGGATGTTGTCTCCCACCATCAGGTCTCCAACTATTCCCAGAGCAGAGAGAGGGAACCCTCCTCCGATCCCACCCAAGAAACCAGGCCTCGCCGAAACCCCTCCTTCTCCGGCCACCCTCCGAGCTGCTCACTTGGCTCAAATGTCGGCCGGTTGTGGACGCAGCAGCAACCCAGAGAACGGCAAAGAACCAGACCTGGTGCTGTCATCTAGCGGCTAGCAAGCACGAATGATGAACTTGATCACGTCAAACActgttaatatttttgtagGGGGCGTTTCAGGTTTTTGAAATCATTTTGGAAGAttaaaatggtaaatatttTTCATGTAATTTGCAATGTTAcaatatctcattcaaatgcaTGTTGATTGTGTGCAAGATTACATTATACATTCAGTATTTTCTGTACATCATCCAAGAGAAACATCACCTGTTTATCGCTAACAATCACCAGCTTCTATAAATagctttatatattattattctgACAACTATTTATAgacacactaccattcaaagatTGGGGATTTTTtgttaaagaaattaatattttcattcaggaaggatgcattacattacgcattatataaaaaaataatcaaataatccTGTATTATtccttttcaacattgataataataataataatgagaaatgtttattgagcagcaaCTCAGCATATTagcagtgaaggatcatgtgacactgaagacgggTAGTGATGCTAAAAAAAggctttgacatcacaggaataaaatacattttaaaacatattaaaagtaaaagtagatattttaaattgtaataatatattacaatattgtttttattgtatttctatcaaataaatgcaaatttGGTGAGCATAAGTGACTTAAAAGCATATTAataaaccccaaacttttgacttcTGACCATTTTACCCTTCCCTGTCATCTAGTTTATACACTGAACTATATATTTACAGATTGCATGTGCAAACAGTCCTTTGCTTTCTCACATAGcagtttgtttttgtatatCTAAGACATTGGATATTTAGTCTAAATATTCACATCTTATTGTACAATATTGTTCAGAATCATGTTACAAATGTTTGTATCACCttataatgttttgttctgtttatcTTGAAATTCAATATCTGatatgaattattttttataaccaATATCATCTATAAATTCTTTGTTAAACTTGTAGACATTGCGTGggacaaaatattttagatttGCATCTGTATTGCCTAAATCCAGCCAGCAGGGGCCACTGGGTGGTAAAGTTACAGTACCGCCCATCCTCAGACATTTATAGGCTATATTTGGAATGGAATACTAGCAGACCAGCTTACTGCGCAGTATACACCATATACTGCCCTCTATTTTGTAAACAAATAGGATgcaaaataaagttattttgataTTGAATCTTGGTACTTGTGGTAGTCTGTTCGAATAATGGTGgtcaaaaaaaatcacagatgaTATTCACTTGTCACTAATAAATAGATGGTCTGAGCATTATAGAGTATTCATGCTAAAGTACATACAAATTGGCTATTTTATTAGTAGACACTTTCATTAAAAGCATTCATACGATTTTATGAAGCTTAAGAGATTGGCAATATACATTCAGATGATTACAAatttcattaaataatcttTATTTTCATACATATTCATATTTGAAACCTATAATGACTTAAGTAAAAACACCTTGCAATAATGACCAATTATGTTATCCTGCATAAATGGCTATTTACCTAATTAATTGATTGAAATTTAAATATCAAGGATAAGTTAATATATTATTCAGGAATAAATAGTACAAAGTAATATAATAAACATGAAAGTAGCTCAGCTATGAAAGTAATTCAGTGTAGaaagctgaccaatcagaaaaAATCCAGAGAGCCATCTAATAATGAACGTtgatataaagtgttaccccttAACGTCATAATGAGTAGATCATATATAAGTTGccatgaaacagaagttgctatagtgttttttttttttgtgtgccatATTTTGATGTATATCCGATTGAAATGGTTATGTAGgccgggacttgattttgtcccatcatgaattgattggatggtcaAGGTTTTCTATTGGTTGATCTCATACGAGTGACAGGTTGCTCCGCCCTCATGCCAGTAAACGCGTCATCAGAGGAGGATTAATAATTTATGATAAACACTGTAATATTCCATAACAAAATAAGAATTGTCCATTTAGATTTTCTTGGTAACGTTAAACACTACAAGCTCAATCCCACAGAAATGGTAAATAAATGTAAGATCCACATTTTAaagtcataaaaaaaaaagcaatccTTAGATCTTCCAGGACAAAGCGTGTGAAAAATGTGTGCATCACAAGCATCCATGTGAGACTAACAGGAGCAGGGATCACAGTTTAACCAGCCAGGAGCCTCTCCCTAAATCCTAAATCCCctctttatgtgtgtgtatatgtgtgcgagtgtgtgtggcCCAGGAAACCGAGAGGCAAACACGCATGAAGTATGTGCCACTCTGCCCCCCCGGCCACAATGGCCTTACCAGTTTCCAGTCAAGCGCAAATTCACTGCTTATTCAGTTTAAAACTGGACTCAACTTGAAAAAtcgaatttaaaaaatgtaatctttaaattatgtttaacaTTCGAATTTGAATGTGTCATTATTTAAATGATGTActgattataaataaataatgaagtaTTTCAATtttaactattcctttaatgtcCCCTTAAAATATCAGCGCTGCTATTTCTGCTGACTACATTGGTTTATCTGTAGATGTCCTCTGTGTCAGGGGATGGTCACCCCCTCTGGTGGATGCTGCTAATTAACATTCCTGTTTGGGACAGTAGGTCGAGGTTGCGAGGCCGACAGGGACGCATGCCTGGCCTGGTGAAATCTGTCTCCCACACACTGCTATAATCACCAGCTCCTCTAGATCAGGGGAGGGGAGAGCACTGACCCCTCAGTACAGAAAGGACATGTCACTAATTATTGGTGCACATCCTGGGTCCCAAAGGGTTAAGAATTCTGTTTAAGAGACAACCAAATGTTAAAAGTGATGCTCTCTACTCTATGAGCTCTAATAGTAGTTACCTTTGGAACCAGATTTGGTTCCAAAGGTATTTAGTGGTGGTTTCTCAGACAAGCATCACTACTGTAGCTCACACCGTGAACCTATTAAGCAATTTGGCACAACTTGTTTGTTTAATACCTCAAATAGGTTgcaatttattttacagtacctAGTTATTTCAAT is a genomic window of Pseudorasbora parva isolate DD20220531a chromosome 12, ASM2467924v1, whole genome shotgun sequence containing:
- the cttnbp2nla gene encoding CTTNBP2 N-terminal-like protein, whose translation is MAPTTEARLNVEALSKRDVLLLFSVLEGELEARDFVIQALKAQRRDSYMCERYGKYNLSDPFLALQRDSEVLQSSGQTRGDGESSSQKREGVCGATARSDPLAVLKLVVGHCRKMQEKMLKQLAAAENRHRRVIADLEEEKRKHAEDTAEGDDVTYILEKERERLLQQLEFEKGRTSRMERENKRLHDQLEDQRVQHKQLMTALSRECKRSGTRAHEESQRANELSHHLDRERAANQTLRAELEEEKKRAMQMEARREELLAEFDTEREQLGLRIRKEEARCNALQEELEMLSRAMSNAEEKSNKTETNMNGHLTPMEEDGSVEKQSMLTNGSSPIRSQPHSPTPINQSPDMPSIQAAYQAGINQRFHAARHKFQGTNDQDSQFVSSPPNSPCDLSPCAAHVASPDNISSKQAARSTLTQALSRFSTQQGTSSPTSPNSSPFGTDYRTLAHSGMLSPTIRSPTIPRAERGNPPPIPPKKPGLAETPPSPATLRAAHLAQMSAGCGRSSNPENGKEPDLVLSSSG